Proteins encoded together in one Rhipicephalus sanguineus isolate Rsan-2018 chromosome 9, BIME_Rsan_1.4, whole genome shotgun sequence window:
- the LOC119405154 gene encoding RAB7A-interacting MON1-CCZ1 complex subunit 1 — translation MMEEAAAKEFTDEVDDLIRIVEDLKIRSVVPSLLESSFSKLLELKSRLRREEISRETANKEVLQDLAKIVLDVTYCRENRLADNDFSDSDSLERVHAIIRSLEHVENITKHMGFSTVVEGLGEELAECIEWRKGGLVYMFCQSKEGDDDHSWIMANQETFLALLQQGVQHLTAMLNVRRPLSAEDVTVLSGQTDVLELLEKGIYSDVHALSLMYAGEMCFWLVTYSKRWDRPLDMVHALPLGKRLLQDYISAVEGPLQDAGWNCTRARQLLAQLEEEEQC, via the exons ATGATGGAGGAGGCTGCTGCAAAAGAATTCACCGATGAAGTCGACGATTTAATACGAATTGTCGAAGATCTGAAGATCAGATCTGTCG TGCCGAGTTTGCTGGAATCGTCCTTCTCCAAACTGCTGGAACTCAAAAGCCGGCTCAGACGGGAAGAGATATCGAGGGAGACCGCTAACAAGGAAGTTCTACAGGACTTGGCAAAG ATTGTTCTGGATGTCACATACTGCCGAGAGAACCGTCTTGCTGACAACGATTTTTCAGACAGTGATTCTCTAGAACGAGTCCATGCCATAATCC GTAGCCTGGAACATGTTGAGAACATCACGAAGCACATGGGCTTCAGCACG GTAGTTGAAGGCCTCGGtgaggagcttgccgagtgcaTAGAATGGCGCAAGGGAGGACTGGTCTACATGTTCTGCCAGAGCAAGGAGGGAGATGACGACCACAGTTGGATAATGGCCAACCAGGAAACTTTTCTTGCT CTGCTGCAGCAAGGCGTGCAGCACCTGACGGCAATGCTCAACGTTCGTCGCCCGTTGAGCGCCGAAGACGTCACGGTGCTGTCAGGGCAAACAGACGTGCTGGAACTCCTGGAGAAAG GCATCTACAGTGACGTGCACGCGCTGTCGCTCATGTACGCCGGCGAGATGTGCTTCTGGCTGGTGACGTACTCGAAGCGGTGGGATCGGCCGCTGGACATGGTGCACGCGCTGCCGCTCGGCAAGCGGCTGCTGCAGGACTACATCAGCGCTGTCGAGGGTCCCTTGCAGGATGCAGGCTGGAACTGCACCCGCGCCCGGCAACTTCTGGCGCAACTTGAGGAGGAGGAGCAGTGCTGA